One region of Glycine max cultivar Williams 82 chromosome 9, Glycine_max_v4.0, whole genome shotgun sequence genomic DNA includes:
- the LOC100790162 gene encoding DNA-directed RNA polymerase II subunit RPB2 yields MDLEEEQEYDEQMMEEEDDEEEITQEDAWAVISAYFEEKGLVRQQLDSFDEFIQNTMQEIVDESADIEIRPESQHNPGHQSDFAETIYKISFGQIYLSKPMMTESDGETATLFPKAARLRNLTYSAPLYVDVSKRVIKKGHDGEEVTEAQDFTKVFIGKVPIMLRSSYCTLYQNSEKDLTELGECPYDQGGYFIINGSEKVLIAQEKMSTNHVYVFKKRQPNKYAYVAEVRSMAESQNRPPSTMFVRMLSRTSSKGGSSGQYIRATLPYIRTEIPIIIVFRALGFVADKDILEHICYDFSYTQMMELLRPSLEEAFVIQNQQVALDYIGKRGATVGVTKEKRIKYAKEILQKEMLPHVGVGEYCETKKAYYFGYIIHRLLLCALGRRAEDDRDHYGNKRLDLAGPLLGGLFRMLFRKLTRDVRGYVQKCVDNGKDVNLQFAIKAKTITSGLKYSLATGNWGQANAAGTRAGVSQVLNRLTYASTLSHLRRLNSPIGREGKLAKPRQLHNSQWGMMCPAETPEGQACGLVKNLALMVYITVGSAAYPILEFLEEWGTENFEEISPAVIPQATKIFVNGCWMGIHRDPDMLVRTLKKLRRRVDVNTEVGVVRDIRLKELRIYTDYGRCSRPLFIVDKQRLLIKKKDIHALQQRESPEDGGWHDLVSKGFIEYIDTEEEETTMISMTINDLVQARINPEDAYSDTYTHCEIHPSLILGVCASIIPFPDHNQSPRNTYQSAMGKQAMGIYVTNYQFRMDTLAYVLYYPQKPLVTTRAMEHLHFRQLPAGINAIVSIACYSGYNQEDSVIMNQSSIDRGFFRSLFFRSYRDEEKKMGTLVKEDFGRPDRANTMGMRHGSYDKLDDDGLAPPGTRVSGEDVIIGKTTPISQEEAQGQALRYTRRDHSISLRHSETGIVDQVLLTTNADGLRFVKVRVRSVRIPQIGDKFSSRHGQKGTVGMTYTQEDMPWTVEGITPDIIVNPHAIPSRMTIGQLIECIMGKVAAHMGKEGDATPFTDVTVDNISKALHKCGYQMRGFETMYNGHTGRRLSAMIFLGPTYYQRLKHMVDDKIHSRGRGPVQILTRQPAEGRSRDGGLRFGEMERDCMIAHGAAHFLKERLFDQSDAYRVHVCERCGLIAIANLKKNSFECRGCKNKTDIVQVYIPYACKLLFQELMAMAIAPRMLTKEVKTTNQKKGA; encoded by the exons GACGAGGAAGAGATCACGCAGGAAGACGCGTGGGCAGTTATATCTGCATACTTCGAAGAGAAAGGCCTCGTTCGTCAACAACTCGATTCCTTCGACGAGTTCATCCAGAACACCATGCAGGAAATTGTCGATGAGTCAGCAGATATTGAAATTCGACCCGAGTCGCAGCACAATCCCGGTCACCAATCCGATTTCGCCGAA ACCATTTACAAGATCAGTTTCGGTCAGATTTACTTGAGTAAGCCTATGATGACGGAGTCTGATGGAGAAACCGCCACGTTGTTCCCCAAGGCTGCTAGGTTAAGGAACCTTACGTATTCTGCTCCTTTGTATGTTGATGTCTCCAAAAGGGTCATCAAGAAGGGACACGACGGTGAAGAGGTCACTGAGGCCCAGGATTTCACCAAAGTTTTCATTGGCAAG gtTCCTATAATGCTTCGGTCTAGTTATTGCACCTTGTACCAGAATTCGGAGAAGGATTTGACTGAGCTTGGGGAGTGTCCGTACGACCAAGGCGGGTATTTCATTATTAATGGGAGTGAGAAGGTTCTGATTGCTCAGGAGAAGATGAGCACCAACCATGTCTACGTGTTCAAGAAGAGGCAGCCCAACAAGTATGCCTATGTGGCCGAAGTTCGGTCCATGGCAGAGTCGCAGAACAGACCGCCCAGTACTATGTTTGTGCGCATGCTCTCTCGGACTAGTTCCAAAGGG GGTTCTTCAGGACAATATATACGTGCCACTCTTCCTTACATTCGAACGGAAATTCCCATCATTATTGTGTTTCGAGCATTGGGGTTTGTTGCTGATAAAGATATTCTAGAGCATATATGTTATGACTTCTCATATACTCAAATGATGGAGCTGCTACGTCCTTCCCTGGAAGAAGCGTTTGTAATTCAAAATCAACAG GTTGCACTTGACTACATTGGGAAAAGAGGAGCAACTGTAGGTGtgacaaaggaaaagagaattAA GTATGCTAAGGAGATCCTTCAAAAGGAGATGCTCCCTCATGTTGGCGTTGGAGAATATTGTGAGACCAAGAAAGCTTACTATTTTGG ATATATCATTCACCGGCTACTGCTGTGTGCACTTGGGCGGAGGGCTGAGGATGATAGGGATCATTATGGAAACAAGAGGCTGGATCTGGCTGGTCCTTTACTTGGTGGTCTTTTCAGAATG CTATTCAGAAAGCTAACGAGAGATGTCAGGGGATATGTACAGAAG TGTGTTGATAATGGGAAAGATGTTAATCTGCAATTTGCTATCAAAGCAAAAACCATCACAAGTGGACTTAAATACTCACTTGCTACTGGTAACTGGGGGCAAGCAAATGCTGCAGGGACTAGAGCTGGAGTTTCACAG GTGCTGAATCGTTTAACTTATGCATCCACTTTATCTCACTTGCGAAGATTGAATTCCCCAATAGGGCGTGAAG GGAAGTTGGCCAAACCAAGACAGCTGCATAATTCACAATGGGGAATGATGTGTCCAGCAGAAACACCCGAAGGACAA GCCTGTGGACTGGTGAAGAATCTGGCATTGATGGTCTACATAACAGTTGGTTCAGCAGCATATCCTATTCTGGAGTTTTTGGAAGAATGGGGCACAGAGAATTTTGAG GAAATCTCTCCTGCAGTGATTCCTCAAGCCACAAAAATTTTTGTAAATGGTTGCTGGATGGGTATCCATCGTGACCCTGATATGTTGGTGAGAACATTGAAAAAGCTAAGACGTCGG GTTGATGTGAACACTGAAGTTGGGGTTGTCAGAGATATCCGTCTTAAAGAATTGCGTATATATACAGATTATGGTCGTTGCAGTCGTCCTTTATTCATTGTGGATAAGCAAAGGCTTCTCATAAAGAAGAAGGATATTCATGCTTTACAACAGAGG GAATCCCCTGAAGATGGCGGATGGCATGATCTAGTGTCCAAGGGTTTTATAGAATATATTGACACGGAAGAAGAAGAGACTACAATGATTTCCATGACAATTAAT GATCTTGTACAAGCTAGGATCAATCCAGAAGATGCATATTCCGATACTTACACTCATTGTGAAATCCACCCATCACTAATTCTGGGTGTATGTGCTTCCATTATACCATTTCCTGATCACAATCAG TCCCCACGTAACACTTATCAGTCTGCAATGGGAAAGCAAGCAATGGGAATATATGTTACAAACTACCAGTTTCGAATG GATACCTTGGCCTATGTTTTATATTATCCACAAAAGCCACTGGTCACTACAAGAGCCATGGAGCATCTTCATTTCCGTCAACTCCCAGCTGGAATT AATGCTATTGTATCCATTGCCTGTTACTCTGGTTATAATCAAGAAGATTCTGTCATCATGAACCAATCGTCAATAGACCGTGGATTCTTTCGGTCTCTGTTTTTCCGTTCATATAG agatgaagagaagaagatgggAACCCTAGTGAAAGAAGATTTTGGCCGTCCAGATAGAGCTAACACCATG GGAATGAGACATGGTTCTTATGATAAGCTGGATGATGATGGTCTTGCCCCACCA GGCACACGAGTATCTGGTGAGGATGTTATCATTGGAAAGACCACCCCAATATCTCAGGAGGAGGCACAGGGACAAGCTTTACGTTACACAAGGCGTGATCACAGCATAAGCTTACGTCACAGTGAAACTGGAATTGTTGATCAA GTTTTGCTGACCACAAATGCTGATGGATTAAGATTTGTGAAAGTAAGAGTGAGATCTGTTCGTATACCACAGATTGGTGACAAATTCAGTAGTAGACATGGTCAGAAGGGGACAGTGGGTATGACTTATACACAAGAAGACATGCCATGGACTGTGGAAGGCATTACCCCTGATATTATTGTCAATCCTCATGCTATTCCTTCTCGAATGACAATTGGTCAGCTTATTGAGTGTATCATGGGGAAGGTGGCAGCCCACATGGGAAAAGAGGGAGATGCAACTCCTTTTACAGATGTTACT GTGGACAATATCAGTAAAGCTCTACACAAGTGTGGGTACCAAATGCGTGGTTTTGAGACCATGTACAATGGTCATACAGGGAGACGTCTCAGTGCAATGATTTTCCTTGGCCCTACATATTACCAAAGACTGAAGCATATGGTTGATGATAAGATCCATTCTCGTGGAAGGGGTCCAGTGCAGATCCTCACAAGGCAACCTGCTGAGGGACGCTCACGAGATGGAGGTCTCCGATTTGGAGAGATGGAACGAGATTGCATGATAGCTCATGGAGCTGCTCACTTTTTAAAGGAAAGGTTGTTTGATCAAAGTGATGCTTACAGGGTCCATGTATGTGAGCGTTGTGGGTTGATAGCTATTGCAAATCTCAAAAAGAATTCTTTTGAGTGCAGGGGGTGCAAGAACAAAACTGACATTGTTCAG GTTTATATTCCTTATGCTTGTAAGCTCCTCTTCCAAGAGTTAATGGCTATGGCCATAGCTCCAAGAATGCTTACAAAGGAGGTCAAAACTACAAACCAAAAGAAGGGAGCCTGA